ATATTCCGGAGTTTCCTCAGTTACTGTGCGCCGTTTACGGAAGAGAGCGCATGAAGGCTTTTTAGCGGTACAAAGTGATTGGGAGCAACCTAGGCGCCATGTGGATGCCCACGCTGCTGCTGAATACCAATGAGCGTTACAACCTCCAGGCGCACTACAGTTACTTTGCCTGAAAGACCACACATGCTCAGGTGGCAGGGCGCGGGAACCAGAAAACCAAGCGCCCACAGCGTCCGCCAGTAATTGAGCTTCAGTAACCCTACTAACGACAGCCCGAACGTCCATATTTTGGAGAACATTAAATCTGATAGTATTCCTGCACTCGTCATGTCGTTTCTGACACTGTCGTGCCCATACCTCTGCCATATGTTCAAGTTCATAGTCCCAGTACATCTTCCGCATGTTCGTAGCAGGTGGCTGACCTGGTTCTAAGCCCATAGCTATATTGTCCCTGTGCCTATTGTGCAGTAATAGAATCTGGTAGCGCATCCATGTTGTCATACCGGAGGCGTAGAGTCTCGAGCTCTGTTTATTAGCTGCCACACACATTGTGTGCTGATTTTCCATCGAACAATCTGGATGATTGCAGAAATTGAATACCGAATTCCTGTTTGTTTCATTCTCGCAGACCGCGTATCCTAACATAAAACTACTACAAAACAGGTAAATAACATTCATgtcgaaattatattttataattgtgtatcaAAAAATGTGTATGGAGACGTGAAAAAGAATCGAATGACGTCCAATATTCTTAcattaggaaaaaaaaatttggtTACAGACCTGCTTATAGACACACATTACTCTGTAAATAATGTAACCAATGAGTTTGCCTTACGTTCCGAAATGCTattaactattataataaactaCTTTGCCTCACTAGACACGCGAAAATGAAATGAAcgcaaagatgttcaaatgacagccgggggcCGTGACCAAGAATTTTGGAGTGATGGGGCTGGTTCCATGCCGAGACCCACCACTCCAAAATTCTTGCTGGTTTCGTGCCTCCCGAAAACGGAGGAACCTAAACTCCGGTTAAGCAGAGGCTGGATTCTGCAAATACTTAAGCTACATAGgtacgattgatatccaactacaaatcaatcacgactcaattacgattgaagcgtatgtgataaactttaaaaacaaacattttatccTCTTCTGTGCTCCAATAATGTCttcaaatgatttacgattacatagaccaaatggcaggcCAATATCAAACCAATGACATGTCAATGGAATACGATCGGTCTTATTATTAGTAGCAGATGCCCAAAGAAGGTAGGTAAGTAGAAAGTAGGGTCCGCCGAGAGAgtagcaaattcttaacacgagCAAATTCTTAGCCGACaggctccgatcgcgtactttttctcggccttgctgacgtttggctccgattgcatctcacgcagccgatcggagccaattccggtctgtgtgaaaagaaaaatgcgcgccgatgctctccgagccggtctatctgaacagaccctaaaactgctattgagattaGACTGTTATTCAAATGTCACATTATAACATTAGCTGAATCGGGCCAAAGTACTGGGCCTCccaggctgaactgcgagatgccatacctacttaaaaaaaaacgtaggtACGGACCCGTACACGGTTCCGTGTAACACAGATCGAACGCTTGAAGCCTACATGATATAAagttaatgtcaaaatcgaatctcTAATCGCACAACCACGGATACATTGGTTTCCTATTGAAATCTGCGGATTATTCGTAGCGGGTTCCGGatagtataattttaatttttaacctcTTTTTTAATATGGCTAATGGCTGATTGCATCTTTCATATCTGGCAATAGCATGGCAATAGTGACCAATAGTGCTgtcattttattatgaaatttacaaaaataacaacacTTCGCAATAGTTTATATTTcggttttatatattttacaactATAATCATGACTTTCAAAGTGGTTCAGATGGTTATGCGAGGTTTCTTGTTAATGTTCATGACCCTTGGCATGTTTTATACGTCAGAATGTGACGATTTAGTTTCGTTAAATCATTTCGTAATGACCGGCGTGTATGGGTCTTTCACAATTATAACATTAGGCCTTCTCATAGAAGCAGGGATGAACCTCTACAGTGACAAATTCGTAGAATGTTCCTTCATTGTACTGGGTTGTTTATTGAACATTTTAGTAACAATACTTTCGTTTTATGAATATTACTCGGAAATATTGCAAAGTCAAGAGACTATGAACAAAGGTTTTGTGTCGATAGCTGGTTCCTTCATTTTTGTGGTTGAtttcatttttgtgtattttagaCGCTAAATAAACCCGTGTAAAGTGTTGGTGAATACACAtgacttaaa
This window of the Helicoverpa zea isolate HzStark_Cry1AcR chromosome 31, ilHelZeax1.1, whole genome shotgun sequence genome carries:
- the LOC124645355 gene encoding uncharacterized protein LOC124645355, which gives rise to MNVIYLFCSSFMLGYAVCENETNRNSVFNFCNHPDCSMENQHTMCVAANKQSSRLYASGMTTWMRYQILLLHNRHRDNIAMGLEPGQPPATNMRKMYWDYELEHMAEVWARQCQKRHDECRNTIRFNVLQNMDVRAVVSRVTEAQLLADAVGAWFSGSRALPPEHVWSFRQSNCSAPGGCNAHWYSAAAWASTWRLGCSQSLCTAKKPSCALFRKRRTVTEETPEYSIANATRTFMPSQNILRRTRYMTQAKSVNFEDFATTDGISYRKSKESPLHRGILNDENKEKRRKESKILAYTFCNYGPAGNIDGFPIYEPGSTCSNCPQGSQCGDRTHRALCAVTGDPDCRE